GGTGCAGCTCGGGCTGATCAGCGTGTAACCGGAGGCGCCGCAGGCCTCGGCGCCCCAGGTCCCGGCACGGCCGCCGGCCGGCTGGACCCCTGGGGGGCTGCTAGCCTGTCTGTCATGAGCATTCACCTCAACGCCGAACCCGGCCAGATCGCCGAGACCGTCCTGCTGCCCGGCGACCCGCTGCGCGCCCGGCACATCGCGGAGACGTTTTTCGAGAACCCCGTGCAGCACAACTCGGTGCGCGGGATGCTGGGGTACACCGGCACCTACAAGGGCCAGCGCGTCAGCGTGCAGGGCACCGGGATGGGCATCGCCTCGTCCATGATCTACGTTTCGGAACTGATCACCGAGTACGGCTGCCAGAACCTGATCCGGGTGGGCACCTGCGGCTCCTACCAGCCGGACGTGCATGTGCGTGACCTGATTCTCGCGCAGGCGGCCTGCACCGACTCGAACATCAACAACATCCGTTTCGGACAGAAG
The sequence above is a segment of the Deinococcus budaensis genome. Coding sequences within it:
- the deoD gene encoding purine-nucleoside phosphorylase, translating into MSIHLNAEPGQIAETVLLPGDPLRARHIAETFFENPVQHNSVRGMLGYTGTYKGQRVSVQGTGMGIASSMIYVSELITEYGCQNLIRVGTCGSYQPDVHVRDLILAQAACTDSNINNIRFGQKNFAPIADFELLLRAYSVAQERGFTTHVGNIMSSDTFYHDDFEQYKLWAQYGVLAVEMEAAGLYTLAAKHGVKALTVLTVSDHLVTREETTAEERQLTFNGMIEVALDAALKV